A stretch of Pseudorhodobacter turbinis DNA encodes these proteins:
- the bhcD gene encoding iminosuccinate reductase BhcD, whose translation MWIVPEAKIADLMDRATCFTAIEGVFAAMSRGDAYNFPVIRESIGHADALYGFKSGFDRQGLALGLKSGGYWPGNEAKGLTNHQSTVVLFDADTGKVKALVGGNLLTALRTAAASSVSIRHLAREDAKVLGMVGAGHQSAFQMRAAVEQRQFEKVVGWNFHPEMLDRLANTAQELGLPFEAVSLDELGAQSDVIITITSSFDPILSAAQIKPGTHIACMGTDTKGKQEVGADLVARATVFTDEVAQAISIGECQHAVADGLLDKADIAELGAVINGTHTGRSSAEEVTLFDGTGVGLQDLAVAAAVVDLAIAKGVAIEVDF comes from the coding sequence ATGTGGATTGTACCAGAGGCGAAGATTGCCGATTTAATGGATCGGGCGACCTGTTTTACGGCAATCGAAGGGGTGTTTGCCGCGATGTCGCGCGGGGATGCCTATAACTTTCCGGTCATCCGCGAGTCCATTGGCCATGCCGATGCGCTTTATGGGTTCAAGTCGGGGTTTGACCGGCAGGGGTTGGCGCTGGGCCTTAAATCCGGGGGCTATTGGCCGGGAAATGAGGCCAAGGGGCTGACCAATCATCAGTCTACCGTTGTCTTGTTCGATGCAGATACCGGCAAGGTAAAGGCGCTGGTGGGTGGGAACCTGTTGACGGCCCTGCGTACGGCGGCGGCTTCTTCGGTCTCTATCCGCCATTTGGCGCGCGAGGATGCCAAGGTTTTGGGTATGGTCGGCGCGGGGCATCAATCCGCCTTCCAGATGCGTGCGGCAGTGGAACAGCGCCAGTTTGAAAAGGTGGTGGGCTGGAATTTTCATCCTGAAATGCTGGACCGCCTTGCCAATACCGCCCAAGAGCTGGGCCTGCCCTTTGAGGCCGTCAGCCTAGACGAGCTGGGCGCGCAATCGGATGTGATTATCACCATTACCTCCAGTTTCGACCCTATTTTAAGCGCGGCACAGATCAAGCCCGGCACGCATATTGCCTGCATGGGCACTGATACCAAAGGCAAGCAAGAGGTGGGCGCCGATCTGGTGGCGCGCGCGACGGTGTTCACCGATGAGGTTGCGCAGGCGATCAGCATTGGTGAATGCCAGCATGCGGTTGCAGACGGCCTTCTGGACAAGGCCGATATTGCCGAGCTGGGCGCCGTGATCAACGGCACCCACACAGGCCGCAGCAGCGCCGAAGAGGTGACGTTGTTTGATGGCACCGGCGTTGGCTTGCAGGATCTGGCAGTGGCGGCGGCGGTGGTTGATCTGGCTATTGCCAAAGGTGTGGCCATCGAGGTGGATTTCTAA
- the bhcC gene encoding 3-hydroxy-D-aspartate aldolase BhcC, whose product MNTKTNFDDFEVGYDIPAKPGMDEADIQTPCLILDLDALERNVKKMGDYAKAHGMRHRAHGKMHKSVDVLKLQMEMGGAIGVCCQKVSEAEVFARAGIKEILVSNQVREAAKIDRLAKMPKLGANVIVCVDEVANIADLSAATQKHGTELGIFIEIDCGAGRCGVKTTEAVVEIAKAAAAAPGLTYRGIQAYQGAMQHMDSFDDRKAKLDAAIAQVSDAVGALKAEGMETELVSGGGTGSYYFESNSGVYNELQCGSYAFMDADYGRIHDQDGKRIDQGEWENALFILTSVMSHAKADKAIVDAGLKAQSMDSGLPFIFGRDDVKYIKCSDEHGVVDDPDGVLKVNDKLRLVPGHCDPTCNVHDWYVGVRGGKVETVWPVSARGKAY is encoded by the coding sequence ATGAACACCAAGACGAATTTTGATGACTTCGAGGTCGGTTACGACATCCCCGCCAAACCGGGCATGGATGAGGCGGATATCCAAACGCCGTGCCTGATCCTTGATCTGGATGCGCTGGAACGGAACGTGAAAAAGATGGGTGACTATGCCAAAGCCCACGGTATGCGCCACCGTGCGCATGGCAAGATGCATAAATCGGTCGATGTTCTAAAGCTGCAAATGGAGATGGGCGGCGCGATTGGCGTTTGCTGCCAGAAGGTGTCAGAGGCCGAGGTTTTCGCCCGCGCCGGCATCAAAGAGATCCTCGTTTCCAATCAGGTGCGCGAGGCGGCCAAGATCGACCGGCTGGCAAAGATGCCGAAACTTGGCGCCAATGTGATTGTCTGCGTTGATGAAGTGGCCAATATCGCCGACTTGTCAGCAGCCACACAAAAACATGGGACCGAGCTGGGGATTTTTATCGAAATTGACTGCGGCGCGGGCCGTTGCGGCGTCAAGACAACCGAAGCGGTGGTGGAGATTGCCAAGGCCGCTGCCGCCGCGCCGGGGCTGACATATCGTGGCATCCAAGCCTATCAGGGCGCGATGCAGCATATGGACAGCTTTGATGATCGCAAGGCCAAGCTTGATGCGGCAATCGCACAGGTTTCCGATGCGGTGGGCGCGCTGAAAGCCGAAGGGATGGAGACAGAGCTGGTTTCCGGCGGTGGCACGGGGTCCTATTATTTTGAAAGCAATTCAGGTGTTTACAATGAATTGCAGTGTGGATCCTATGCATTCATGGATGCTGACTATGGCCGTATCCACGATCAGGATGGCAAGCGTATCGACCAAGGCGAATGGGAAAATGCGCTGTTTATCCTGACCAGCGTGATGAGCCACGCCAAAGCCGATAAAGCCATTGTTGATGCCGGCCTCAAGGCGCAATCCATGGACAGCGGCCTGCCGTTCATCTTTGGCCGCGACGATGTGAAATACATCAAATGCAGCGACGAACATGGTGTTGTTGATGATCCCGATGGTGTGCTGAAGGTCAATGACAAGCTGCGTTTGGTGCCGGGCCACTGTGACCCGACCTGCAACGTGCATGATTGGTATGTGGGTGTGCGCGGCGGCAAGGTCGAAACGGTCTGGCCGGTTTCGGCGCGCGGTAAGGCCTATTGA
- the bhcB gene encoding beta-hydroxyaspartate dehydratase BhcB, giving the protein MYIPSLADMLVAHERIKPHIHRTPVLTSQYLNDLTGAELFFKCENLQKAGAFKARGASNAVFGLTAEQAAKGVATHSSGNHGTCLSYAAGRRGIPCTVVMPRTAPQAKKDAVRGYGGRVVECEPSTTSREAVFAEVVAETGAEFVHPYNDPRVIAGQGTCSKELVEQVSGLDAVIAPIGGGGMISGTCLTLSNLMPQIKIYAAEPEQADDAYRSFRAGHIIADDAPVTVADGLKVPLKDLTWHFVQNHVTDILTASEQEIIDAMLLIWKRMKIVMEPSSAVPLATIIKNKDVFAGKRVGVIITGGNVDLDMLPWQQK; this is encoded by the coding sequence ATGTATATCCCCAGCCTCGCCGATATGTTGGTCGCGCATGAACGGATCAAGCCGCACATCCACCGAACGCCGGTTCTGACCTCGCAATACCTTAATGATCTGACCGGCGCCGAGTTGTTCTTCAAATGTGAGAACCTGCAAAAAGCCGGTGCCTTCAAGGCGCGGGGGGCGTCCAATGCCGTGTTTGGTCTGACGGCAGAACAGGCCGCCAAAGGGGTTGCCACCCACTCCAGCGGCAATCACGGGACGTGCCTGTCTTATGCCGCCGGTCGGCGGGGTATTCCTTGCACGGTGGTCATGCCGCGCACCGCACCTCAGGCCAAGAAAGACGCCGTGCGCGGCTATGGTGGTCGTGTGGTGGAATGTGAACCCTCGACCACCAGCCGTGAGGCGGTCTTTGCCGAGGTGGTGGCCGAGACCGGCGCGGAATTTGTGCATCCCTATAACGATCCGCGTGTGATTGCGGGGCAGGGAACCTGTTCAAAGGAGCTTGTCGAGCAGGTATCGGGCCTCGATGCGGTGATTGCCCCGATTGGCGGCGGCGGCATGATTTCGGGCACTTGCCTGACGCTGTCTAACCTTATGCCGCAGATCAAGATTTATGCCGCAGAGCCTGAGCAGGCCGATGACGCCTATCGCAGCTTCAGGGCCGGTCACATCATCGCCGATGATGCGCCGGTGACCGTTGCGGATGGGCTAAAGGTGCCGCTCAAGGATCTGACGTGGCATTTCGTGCAGAACCACGTCACCGATATTCTGACGGCCTCGGAACAAGAGATCATCGACGCGATGTTATTGATCTGGAAGCGGATGAAGATCGTGATGGAGCCGTCAAGCGCGGTGCCTTTGGCGACGATCATCAAGAACAAAGACGTTTTCGCGGGCAAGCGCGTGGGCGTTATTATCACCGGTGGCAATGTCGATCTCGACATGCTTCCTTGGCAGCAAAAGTGA
- the bhcA gene encoding L-aspartate--glyoxylate aminotransferase BhcA — protein sequence MTFQNPVFIPGPTNMPEAIRQACYMPTIDHRSPVFGKILHPCLEGVKKVLKSTSAKIFIFPSTGTGGWETALSNTLSKGDKVLAARNGMFSHRWIDMCQRHGLDVQVVETPWGQGLPADKYEEILRADKSHSIKVVLATHNETATGVKSDIAAVRRALDAAGHPAMLFVDGVSSIGSMDFRMDEWGVDIAVTGSQKGFMLPAGLAIVGFSEKAMKSMETATLPRTFFDVGDMAKGYANNAYPYTPPVGLMNGLKASLAMIEAEELENVFARHSRIAEGVRRAVDAWGLRLCAASPDVYSDTVSAICTPEGFNATDIVTVAARDYDMAFGVGLGEVAGKVFRIGHLGSLTDAMMLSGLATVEMVMVDLGLDIRLGSGVAAAQEYYRLGSGKSKRIAAE from the coding sequence ATGACCTTTCAAAATCCGGTTTTTATCCCCGGCCCGACCAATATGCCGGAAGCGATCCGTCAGGCCTGCTATATGCCAACGATCGACCACCGCTCCCCCGTGTTTGGCAAGATTCTGCATCCGTGCCTTGAGGGCGTGAAAAAGGTTCTGAAATCGACTAGCGCCAAGATTTTCATCTTTCCGTCGACGGGAACGGGCGGCTGGGAAACGGCGTTGTCGAACACGCTGAGCAAGGGAGACAAGGTTCTTGCCGCGCGCAATGGCATGTTCAGCCACCGTTGGATTGATATGTGCCAGCGTCACGGCTTGGATGTGCAGGTCGTTGAAACCCCTTGGGGGCAGGGTCTTCCTGCTGACAAATATGAAGAGATCTTGCGCGCCGATAAATCCCACAGCATCAAGGTTGTTCTGGCGACGCATAACGAAACGGCGACCGGCGTGAAGTCCGATATTGCGGCCGTCCGCCGTGCCTTGGATGCCGCAGGCCATCCGGCGATGCTGTTTGTGGATGGGGTGTCTTCGATCGGGTCGATGGATTTCCGCATGGATGAATGGGGCGTTGATATTGCGGTGACCGGCAGCCAAAAGGGCTTTATGCTGCCCGCCGGCCTTGCGATTGTCGGCTTTTCCGAAAAGGCGATGAAGTCGATGGAAACCGCGACCCTGCCGCGCACTTTCTTTGATGTGGGCGATATGGCCAAGGGCTATGCCAACAACGCCTACCCCTACACGCCGCCGGTTGGTTTGATGAACGGCCTCAAGGCATCCCTTGCGATGATCGAGGCTGAGGAACTGGAGAATGTCTTTGCCCGCCATAGCCGCATTGCCGAGGGGGTGCGCCGCGCGGTGGATGCTTGGGGCTTGAGGCTTTGCGCGGCCTCGCCTGATGTCTATTCCGATACGGTTTCCGCGATTTGTACCCCTGAAGGTTTCAACGCAACCGACATCGTGACGGTTGCCGCGCGCGATTACGACATGGCCTTTGGCGTGGGCTTGGGCGAGGTTGCGGGCAAAGTGTTCCGCATCGGCCACCTTGGCAGCTTGACGGATGCGATGATGCTTTCGGGGCTGGCGACGGTCGAAATGGTGATGGTGGATTTGGGGCTTGATATCAGGCTTGGGTCCGGTGTTGCGGCGGCGCAGGAATATTACCGGCTTGGTTCCGGTAAATCCAAACGCATCGCGGCGGAGTGA
- the bhcR gene encoding HTH-type transcriptional regulator BhcR translates to MTDEHRSRGRPKRFDGDESQNIIQSLDRAIDVLETLAEGGAMTLSQIAANMGQSPATIYRVLSTFRLRGMAEVNPASQEWSIGAEAFRIGSAFLRRSNLITRAMPVMQQLRDQTGETSNLGIERDDNVVFVAQVETHESIRAFFPPGTQAPMHASGIGKTLLAMHSEKHLARYLANTPLPSFTQNTICTAEGLREELALIRVQGFSFDDEEKAIGMRCIAAPILNFHGEAVGGISISGPSHRLPPEQTAAIGKLIQQAGEQVSASLGAQPIPTDAAR, encoded by the coding sequence ATGACCGATGAGCACCGCAGCAGAGGCCGCCCGAAACGGTTTGATGGTGACGAAAGCCAGAACATCATCCAATCGCTAGACCGTGCGATTGACGTCCTAGAAACCTTGGCCGAAGGTGGTGCGATGACCTTGTCGCAGATCGCCGCAAACATGGGGCAATCGCCCGCAACGATCTACCGCGTGTTGTCCACATTCCGGCTGCGCGGCATGGCCGAGGTGAACCCCGCCTCACAAGAATGGTCAATCGGGGCAGAGGCATTTCGAATTGGTAGCGCTTTTTTGCGGCGCAGTAACCTCATCACCCGCGCCATGCCTGTGATGCAGCAGTTGCGCGATCAAACTGGCGAAACTTCCAATTTAGGAATAGAGCGCGACGACAATGTGGTTTTTGTTGCCCAAGTTGAAACCCACGAATCCATCCGCGCGTTTTTCCCGCCCGGCACGCAGGCGCCGATGCACGCCTCGGGCATCGGCAAGACGTTATTGGCAATGCATTCCGAAAAGCACCTTGCCCGCTATCTGGCCAATACCCCCCTGCCGTCCTTCACGCAGAATACTATCTGCACCGCCGAGGGTCTCAGGGAGGAACTTGCCCTGATCCGCGTCCAGGGCTTTTCCTTTGACGATGAAGAAAAGGCCATCGGCATGCGGTGCATTGCGGCGCCCATTCTCAATTTTCATGGCGAGGCCGTTGGCGGGATATCCATCTCCGGCCCCTCGCACCGCTTGCCCCCCGAGCAAACCGCCGCAATCGGCAAGCTGATACAGCAAGCGGGGGAACAAGTCTCTGCCAGTTTGGGAGCACAACCGATTCCAACAGATGCTGCGCGATAG
- the fliP gene encoding flagellar type III secretion system pore protein FliP (The bacterial flagellar biogenesis protein FliP forms a type III secretion system (T3SS)-type pore required for flagellar assembly.) → MQRLLGLALLLTVVASPSFAQQVTLDMGDGGSLSGRAVQLMALVTVLSLVPGIAVMVTCFPFIVTVLSILRQAIGLQQSPPNMLIVSLAMFLTWFVMEPVFTEAWLQGVKPLTENAISFEEAFYATLGPFRGFMSARMDGDTFAAMQALRPGEASAPIDSPLSLLVPSFLLSEIQRAFEIGFLIYLPFLIIDLVVAAVLMSMGMMMVPPAVVSMPFKLAFFVVADGWALVSGALVRSYF, encoded by the coding sequence ATGCAGCGACTTCTTGGCCTTGCCTTACTCCTGACGGTCGTCGCATCCCCAAGTTTCGCACAGCAAGTGACGCTTGATATGGGGGATGGCGGGTCACTTTCCGGCCGTGCCGTGCAGTTGATGGCTTTGGTCACAGTGCTAAGCTTGGTGCCCGGTATCGCGGTAATGGTGACCTGTTTTCCCTTTATCGTAACGGTGCTGTCTATTTTGCGGCAGGCGATCGGTCTGCAGCAGTCGCCTCCGAATATGCTGATTGTCAGCCTTGCGATGTTCTTGACATGGTTCGTCATGGAGCCGGTTTTCACCGAGGCCTGGCTTCAGGGCGTCAAGCCTTTGACAGAAAATGCGATCTCCTTTGAAGAGGCGTTCTATGCCACACTTGGCCCCTTCAGGGGCTTTATGTCGGCGCGAATGGATGGCGATACATTTGCGGCTATGCAAGCGCTGCGCCCCGGAGAGGCGAGCGCGCCGATCGACTCACCTTTGTCGCTGTTGGTGCCATCGTTTTTACTGTCGGAGATCCAACGGGCATTTGAAATCGGTTTCCTTATCTATCTTCCATTTTTGATCATCGACCTGGTTGTTGCCGCGGTTTTGATGTCGATGGGGATGATGATGGTGCCGCCCGCCGTTGTTTCGATGCCATTCAAGCTTGCATTCTTTGTTGTGGCGGATGGTTGGGCGCTGGTATCCGGCGCGCTTGTACGAAGTTATTTTTGA
- a CDS encoding FliM/FliN family flagellar motor switch protein: MDDLADNNPFSQVPIEITISVGRARPQVKELLKLERDAVLALDRRVDDPVELWVGDRLIARGELEEMEGENAGRLAVRLTEVANLKGGL, encoded by the coding sequence ATGGATGATCTTGCTGATAACAACCCGTTCAGCCAAGTGCCGATCGAGATAACCATATCTGTTGGTCGAGCGCGGCCACAAGTTAAAGAGCTTCTGAAGTTGGAACGTGACGCCGTTCTTGCACTGGACCGCCGCGTCGATGATCCTGTTGAGCTTTGGGTCGGTGATCGTCTGATTGCGCGCGGAGAGCTGGAAGAGATGGAGGGCGAAAACGCGGGCCGCTTGGCTGTCCGACTGACCGAAGTTGCAAACCTGAAGGGTGGGCTTTGA
- a CDS encoding flagellar biosynthesis protein — MPPLRLEVFETKSDEGAATLVTDLNAMEEARLAAYEQGYAAGWEDAVAAQDSERNQMAADLAHNLQSLNFTYHEARSHVLKGLEPLLMDMVGRLLPEVACAVLAPIVQESLLPMAEKAADTPIQLLFNPAARDVIEPLINHENAPPLVLVEEPTLGEGQVFLRLGDCETRVDLDGVIAEIKDALSDFFTLSTKDQNHG; from the coding sequence ATGCCACCCCTTCGGCTGGAAGTTTTTGAAACCAAATCTGATGAAGGTGCTGCAACCCTCGTCACTGATCTGAACGCGATGGAGGAAGCACGCCTCGCAGCATATGAGCAAGGATACGCCGCCGGTTGGGAAGATGCCGTGGCGGCGCAGGATAGCGAGCGGAACCAGATGGCCGCCGATCTGGCCCATAATCTGCAATCCTTGAACTTTACGTATCATGAGGCGCGCTCGCATGTCTTGAAAGGATTGGAGCCGCTTTTGATGGATATGGTTGGGCGCTTGTTGCCAGAGGTTGCATGCGCCGTGCTGGCGCCCATCGTTCAGGAATCGTTGTTACCGATGGCAGAAAAAGCCGCCGATACGCCGATACAACTTTTGTTCAACCCCGCAGCGCGCGATGTAATCGAGCCCCTGATCAACCATGAAAACGCCCCGCCGCTGGTCTTGGTGGAGGAGCCAACTCTTGGTGAGGGCCAGGTATTCCTCCGTCTCGGTGACTGCGAAACACGGGTCGATCTTGATGGCGTCATCGCTGAAATCAAGGACGCGCTTTCGGATTTCTTTACCCTTTCAACCAAGGACCAAAATCATGGATGA
- the fliF gene encoding flagellar basal-body MS-ring/collar protein FliF gives MSVQNLISLWSSLNMRRRIIIVGATVAMFLAVIGLSRMATTPEMSLLYAGLDSSAAGEVVRALDQRGVVYEVVGDTIRVDSSQRDSLRMTLAAEGLPTSGGAGYELLDGLSGFGTTSQMFDAAYWRAKEGELARTIVAAPAIRAARVHIAQSQAQPFQRDRRPTASVTVTSASGALGAGQANAVRHLVAAAVADMQPDDVSVIDSVSGFIPSGDEAFSPVQGGDARAEELKRNIERLLVARVGPGKAIVEVAVDVETDREQITERRFDPEGRVAISSDTEERSNSATQPSNDVTVASNLPEGDAGAGGQGTSNSTETRERVNYEVSETQREIIKSPGALRRISVAVLVDGEQVTAPDGTVLWEPRSEEELDILRELVTTAAGLDEARGDVLVLKSLAFEPIAETGSLAESSIMSAVGPLDIISLVQAAVLGVVALILGLFVLRPLMMSGTRNDAVTAESAALALPPGEGTAGVAQAPRVLTGEIDDQDMPDLAVVSYDENGKVDADPMARLRRLIDERQSESVEILRGWMETDEEENA, from the coding sequence ATGTCCGTGCAAAACCTTATTTCGCTTTGGTCTTCCCTCAATATGCGTCGTCGAATCATTATTGTCGGCGCGACGGTTGCAATGTTTTTGGCCGTTATTGGCTTGTCTCGTATGGCCACAACCCCGGAAATGTCGCTGCTTTATGCAGGGCTCGACAGCAGTGCGGCTGGGGAAGTTGTGCGCGCTCTGGATCAAAGGGGCGTTGTCTACGAAGTGGTGGGCGATACGATTCGGGTCGATAGCAGTCAGCGGGACTCACTGCGAATGACGCTTGCTGCCGAAGGTTTGCCAACGTCCGGCGGCGCCGGTTATGAACTTCTTGATGGCCTGTCAGGATTTGGGACGACCTCCCAAATGTTTGATGCGGCCTATTGGCGCGCAAAAGAAGGGGAGCTGGCGCGAACCATCGTCGCAGCCCCGGCGATTCGTGCCGCGCGGGTCCATATCGCGCAGTCGCAGGCCCAACCTTTTCAACGTGACAGGCGCCCTACGGCGAGCGTTACAGTTACCTCTGCATCCGGCGCGCTGGGGGCGGGGCAGGCAAATGCCGTGCGCCACCTTGTTGCCGCTGCGGTTGCGGATATGCAGCCCGATGATGTTTCGGTAATCGATAGCGTTTCCGGGTTCATTCCTTCGGGTGATGAGGCATTCTCTCCGGTTCAAGGCGGGGATGCGCGTGCAGAAGAATTAAAGCGGAATATCGAGCGGTTGCTTGTGGCCCGTGTCGGCCCGGGCAAGGCAATTGTCGAGGTGGCCGTCGATGTAGAAACAGATCGTGAGCAGATCACTGAGCGCCGGTTTGACCCCGAAGGACGTGTTGCGATTTCCTCGGACACGGAAGAGCGCAGCAATTCGGCAACACAGCCCAGCAATGATGTCACTGTTGCGTCGAACTTGCCTGAAGGTGATGCGGGGGCAGGTGGGCAAGGCACAAGTAATTCCACCGAAACGCGTGAGCGGGTGAATTATGAAGTATCTGAAACACAGAGAGAAATAATCAAATCTCCAGGCGCATTACGCCGCATCTCGGTCGCCGTGCTGGTTGATGGTGAGCAAGTAACAGCGCCGGATGGAACTGTTCTATGGGAGCCACGCAGCGAGGAAGAGCTTGATATCTTGCGCGAGTTGGTCACGACTGCGGCCGGTCTGGACGAGGCGCGCGGAGATGTTCTGGTATTGAAGTCGCTTGCGTTTGAGCCGATCGCCGAAACGGGCAGCCTTGCCGAGAGCAGCATAATGTCTGCGGTCGGTCCGCTTGATATTATCTCGCTGGTTCAGGCTGCTGTTTTGGGGGTTGTCGCTCTTATTCTGGGCCTGTTCGTGCTGCGTCCTCTTATGATGAGCGGGACACGCAATGACGCCGTGACGGCGGAAAGTGCGGCACTTGCATTGCCACCCGGTGAGGGAACTGCAGGCGTGGCGCAGGCGCCCAGAGTGCTTACTGGCGAAATTGATGATCAAGATATGCCAGACCTCGCGGTCGTCTCATATGATGAGAATGGCAAGGTCGACGCAGATCCAATGGCCCGCCTTCGCCGTCTAATTGATGAACGGCAAAGCGAAAGTGTGGAAATCCTTCGTGGTTGGATGGAAACCGATGAAGAGGAGAATGCGTAA
- a CDS encoding flagellar basal body-associated FliL family protein, translating into MAEAETPDEEVTPKKKSKLPIIIGAVLALVLGGGGFYATWSGMILGTHEEKVAEVTASPLPDIAFVPVEPIIISLIPGSSSRHLRFTSQIEVNKPMVDEVTLLMPRIMDIMNGYLRAVDVTQLEDPSALIRIRAHMLRRIQIVTGEGRVRDLLITEFVLN; encoded by the coding sequence ATGGCCGAGGCAGAGACCCCAGACGAAGAAGTCACCCCGAAGAAGAAATCAAAGCTGCCGATTATAATCGGCGCGGTTCTGGCGCTCGTTCTGGGCGGGGGCGGTTTTTACGCCACTTGGTCCGGGATGATTCTCGGCACACATGAAGAAAAAGTGGCCGAAGTCACAGCCAGCCCTCTGCCAGATATCGCCTTTGTACCGGTAGAACCGATCATCATTTCACTGATCCCCGGTTCCTCTTCCCGACACTTGCGGTTCACCTCTCAGATCGAGGTGAACAAGCCGATGGTTGACGAGGTAACGCTCCTTATGCCGCGCATCATGGATATCATGAACGGCTATCTTCGAGCGGTTGATGTGACCCAGCTAGAAGATCCATCCGCCCTGATTCGCATACGTGCGCATATGCTGCGCCGTATCCAAATCGTCACCGGTGAGGGGCGCGTACGCGATCTCTTGATAACCGAATTTGTATTGAACTGA
- a CDS encoding MotE family protein produces MKTPKKVSARKKTGRGALVTLAMFMAVSGVIRLGDGIGLAMARTGTEMDDAQGKPAAAALSCPAPPLALAEALAEREMRVSAREVALTDRFAALSLADDAIEQRLAKLAEAEAKLSDTLARADGASEADLTRLTEVYQSMKPKDAAALFATMAPEFAAGFLGRMRPETSAAILSGMTPEDAYTVSVLLAGRNAKVPKN; encoded by the coding sequence ATGAAAACGCCGAAAAAGGTTTCTGCCCGGAAAAAAACGGGGCGGGGGGCATTGGTAACCCTTGCCATGTTCATGGCCGTCTCTGGCGTTATCAGGCTGGGGGACGGAATCGGCTTGGCGATGGCACGCACGGGCACAGAAATGGATGATGCACAGGGTAAACCGGCTGCTGCCGCACTGAGCTGCCCCGCGCCTCCGCTTGCATTGGCCGAAGCACTGGCCGAACGCGAAATGCGCGTTTCAGCACGCGAGGTAGCCCTAACTGATCGATTTGCAGCACTCTCGCTAGCGGATGATGCCATAGAACAACGCCTTGCCAAACTTGCCGAGGCAGAAGCAAAATTAAGCGATACCCTGGCTCGTGCGGATGGCGCATCGGAAGCCGATCTCACGCGCCTCACCGAAGTTTACCAGTCCATGAAACCAAAAGATGCCGCGGCATTGTTCGCAACCATGGCTCCCGAATTTGCTGCCGGTTTTCTTGGACGTATGCGCCCGGAAACATCCGCTGCGATCCTGTCAGGCATGACGCCGGAAGACGCATATACCGTCAGCGTTCTTTTGGCCGGCCGCAACGCAAAAGTTCCAAAAAACTGA
- the motA gene encoding flagellar motor stator protein MotA, giving the protein MFGLIGILVIFVMVFGGFVLAGGKLGIILKAMPFEMIMIGGAAIGTFFVSNDFAAVKATGRDLGKVFKGPKWKPGDYRDLLCLLFELIRIAKSNPVGLEEHIENPSESTVFQRYPNIQKDHESVELICDTLRAASMNYDDPHQVEEVLDKRMETTQNHAMHSSHALQSMADALPALGIVAAVLGIIKTMGSLDQPPEILGKMIGGALVGTFLGVFLAYGLVGPFASRVKSVTEDDNHFYLLIREVLIANLHNHPANICIEVGRQNTPHHVRPSFSDLEEALRGLKQEAA; this is encoded by the coding sequence ATGTTTGGCCTCATAGGTATCCTTGTCATCTTTGTCATGGTCTTCGGCGGCTTTGTGCTTGCTGGTGGCAAACTCGGAATCATTCTCAAGGCAATGCCGTTTGAAATGATTATGATTGGTGGTGCTGCAATCGGCACATTCTTTGTATCAAACGACTTTGCTGCGGTTAAGGCCACGGGGAGAGACCTTGGGAAGGTTTTCAAAGGGCCGAAATGGAAACCCGGCGACTATCGCGACCTTCTGTGCCTGTTATTCGAACTTATTCGTATTGCGAAATCAAACCCCGTCGGGCTTGAAGAACATATTGAAAATCCTTCAGAATCGACTGTATTTCAACGGTATCCCAACATTCAGAAAGATCACGAATCCGTCGAATTGATTTGCGACACATTGCGCGCAGCATCCATGAATTATGATGATCCTCATCAGGTGGAAGAAGTGTTGGACAAGCGCATGGAGACCACCCAGAACCATGCAATGCATTCGAGCCATGCGCTGCAAAGCATGGCCGATGCCTTGCCTGCTCTCGGTATCGTTGCTGCGGTCTTGGGTATTATCAAAACCATGGGCTCCCTGGATCAACCCCCCGAGATCTTGGGGAAGATGATCGGTGGTGCGTTGGTCGGGACATTTTTGGGTGTGTTTCTTGCATATGGGCTGGTCGGACCGTTTGCATCACGGGTAAAATCGGTGACCGAAGACGATAACCACTTTTATCTTCTGATCCGAGAAGTCTTGATCGCCAACCTTCACAACCATCCCGCAAATATTTGTATCGAAGTCGGTCGTCAAAACACGCCACATCACGTCAGACCCAGCTTTTCAGACCTTGAAGAAGCATTGCGTGGCTTGAAACAGGAAGCGGCATGA